The following is a genomic window from Deltaproteobacteria bacterium.
TCGGCAAGTCGACGCTCTTGCTCCAAGCGGTGGCCGCCGTGAGTAACAAAGATGTCACCTGCCTGTACGTTTCCGGCGAAGAATCCCAGCGCCAAATAAAAATGCGCGCCGAACGGCTCGCCATCGCCGCGCCCAATCTGCTGGTGCTGAGCGAAACTTCCCTGGAACGAATTCTCGAACACGTCAAGAAAATCAAGCCGGGGCTGCTGGTGATCGATTCGGTGCAAACGCTTTTTTCGTCGGCCATTCCATCGGCGCCCGGCAGCATTGTCCAAGTGCGCGAAACTTCCGGGGCGATCATCGTGCTAGCGAAAAAAACCGGCTTGACGACATTTTTAATCGGCCACGTCACTAAAGACGGTGCCATCGCCGGGCCGCGCCTGCTCGAACACATGGTCGACACCGTGCTCTATTTCGAAGGCGAGCGCGGCCATAGTTTTCGCATTCTGCGCGCGGTGAAAAACCGTTTCGGCTCGACCAACGAGATCGGCGTGTTCGAGATGAAAGAAGCCGGCCTCGCCGAAGTCACCAACCCGTCGGAAATATTTCTCATGGAGCGGCCGCTGCAAGTGCCCGGCTCGGCGGTGGTCTGTAGCATCGAAGGCACGCGGCCGATCTTGGTCGAACTGCAAGCCCTGGTCACCCGCTCGTTTCTCGCCGTGCCGCGGCGGACCACCATCGGCGTCGATCACAACCGCGTCGCGTTGCTAGTCGCCGTGCTAGAAAAAAAGATGGGCGCGAAACTATTCGATCAAGATATCTTCGTGAATGTCGCCGGCGGCGTCCACGTCGACGAGCCGGCGGTGGATCTCGGCATCGTCGCCGCCATCGCATCGAGCAGCCGCGAAGAAGTGCTCGACCCGAAAAGTGTCTTCTTCGGCGAAGTCGGCCTGGCCGGCGAAATCCGCGGCATCTCCCAAGCCGAAGCCCGCGTCAAAGAAGCCGGTAAGCTCGGCTTCGAACGCTGCATCCTGCCGACCAGTAATTGCGTGCAACTCAAACACATCAAACATCCTAAGCTAGTCGGCGTCGGCTCGCTCAACGAATGCTGGAAGGTGTTGTTCTGAGATTCAGCGACACGACGTAGGGGCCGACCTGCGTGTCGGCCCTCTCGGACGGGCGACCACGCAGGGTCGCCCCGACAATTTTTTTTTCTAAGTTT
Proteins encoded in this region:
- the radA gene encoding DNA repair protein RadA, producing MAKAKTVYACHNCGYQSAKWMGKCPDCNQWNSFAEETFEKNSSTRSEISLGTKEEPAPIHEIDTAEQGRVQCGIGEFDRVLGGGLVPGSVILIGGDPGIGKSTLLLQAVAAVSNKDVTCLYVSGEESQRQIKMRAERLAIAAPNLLVLSETSLERILEHVKKIKPGLLVIDSVQTLFSSAIPSAPGSIVQVRETSGAIIVLAKKTGLTTFLIGHVTKDGAIAGPRLLEHMVDTVLYFEGERGHSFRILRAVKNRFGSTNEIGVFEMKEAGLAEVTNPSEIFLMERPLQVPGSAVVCSIEGTRPILVELQALVTRSFLAVPRRTTIGVDHNRVALLVAVLEKKMGAKLFDQDIFVNVAGGVHVDEPAVDLGIVAAIASSSREEVLDPKSVFFGEVGLAGEIRGISQAEARVKEAGKLGFERCILPTSNCVQLKHIKHPKLVGVGSLNECWKVLF